The Dasypus novemcinctus isolate mDasNov1 chromosome 2, mDasNov1.1.hap2, whole genome shotgun sequence genome includes a region encoding these proteins:
- the PRRC1 gene encoding protein PRRC1 isoform X1 — MMEESGIETTPPGTPPPNPAGLAATAMTSSPVPLAATSSLSSPNVSSMQSLPPHAYSTPQPSLPPVRPSTPSPFVSPSPVPSVLPLVTSVPPPALPSTAAFSNPPLSHFPPSTSAPSTLFSAPSSGPPTSGFSVGSTYDITRGHAGRAPQTPLMPSFSAPAVTGILPTPVTQQASLTSLAQGPGTTSAITFPEEQEDPRIGSGQDEASAGGIWGFIKGVAGNPMVKSVLDKTKHSVESMITTLDPGMAPYIKSGGELDIVVTSDKEVKVAAVRDAFQEVFGLAVVIGEAGQSNIAPQPVGYAAGLKGAQERIDSLRRTGVIREKQTAVSVENFIAELLPDKWFDIGCLIVEDPLHGIHLETFTQATPVPLEFVEQAQSLTPQDYNLSWSGLLVTVGEVLEKSLLNVSRTDWHMAFTGMSRRQMIYSAAKAVAGMYKQRLPPRTM; from the exons atgatgGAAGAGAGTGGAATAGAAACGACACCACCTGGGACTCCTCCTCCAAATCCTGCCGGACTGGCTGCTACTGCTATGACTTCTTCTCCAGTTCCTTTAG CTGCAACCAGTTCTCTTTCTTCTCCAAATGTGTCTTCTATGCAGTCCTTACCACCACATGCGTACTCTACCCCTCAGCCATCCCTTCCTCCTGTGAGGCCTTCAACACCATCACCTTTTGTGTCTCCTTCACCAGTTCCTTCTGTTCTACCCCTTGTTACTTCTGTACCACCTCCTGCTTTGCCATCAACTGCTGCCTTCAGTAATCCTCCTTTATCCCACTTCCCACCTTCAACTTCTGCCCCAAGCACTCTTTTTTCAGCTCCTTCTTCAGGTCCACCCACATCAGGGTTTTCTGTTGGTTCAACTTATGACATTACAAGGGGTCATGCAGGAAGAGCTCCCCAGACACCTCTGATGCCATCATTTTCTGCACCTGCAGTAACAG GTATTTTGCCAACTCCTGTTACTCAGCAAGCCAGTTTAACATCTCTGGCACAAGGACCTGGAACCACATCAGCCATTACTTTCCCAGAGGAACAAGAAGATCCTAGGATTGGTAGTGGTCAGGATGAAGCATCTGCTGGTGGAATATGGGGTTTTATTAAG GGTGTGGCTGGAAATCCTATGGTGAAGTCTGTGCTTGATAAAACAAAACATTCAGTAGAAAGCATGATTACAACGCTGGACCCTGGCATGGCTCCATATATCA AATCTGGAGGTGAACTGGATATTGTAGTGACCTCAGATAAAGAGGTAAAGGTTGCTGCTGTCAGAGATGCCTTCCAGGAGGTCTTTGGCTTAGCTGTGGTTATAGGGGAAGCTGGACAGTCCAATATTGCCCCACAACCAGTGGGTTATGCAGCTGGATTAAAA GGAGCCCAGGAACGGATAGATAGCTTGCGTCGAACTGGAGTGATCCGTGAAAAACAGACCGCTGTGTCAGTAGAAAACTTCATTGCAGAATTGCTACCTGACAA ATGGTTTGACATTGGTTGTTTGATAGTTGAAGATCCTCTCCATGGCATTCATCTAGAAACATTTACACAAGCTACACCAGTGCCTTTGGAATTTGTAGAACAG GCTCAAAGTCTAACTCCCCAGGACTACAATCTAAGTTGGTCAGGCCTTTTGGTAACAGTGGGCGAAGTCCTTGAAAAGAGTTTACTAAATGTCAGTCGGACTGATTGGCACATGGCCTTTACTGGCATGTCTCGTCGACAGATGATCTACAGTGCAGCCAAAGCAGTAGCCGGCATGTATAAGCAGCGTCTACCACCTAGGaccatgtga
- the PRRC1 gene encoding protein PRRC1 isoform X2 produces the protein MQSLPPHAYSTPQPSLPPVRPSTPSPFVSPSPVPSVLPLVTSVPPPALPSTAAFSNPPLSHFPPSTSAPSTLFSAPSSGPPTSGFSVGSTYDITRGHAGRAPQTPLMPSFSAPAVTGILPTPVTQQASLTSLAQGPGTTSAITFPEEQEDPRIGSGQDEASAGGIWGFIKGVAGNPMVKSVLDKTKHSVESMITTLDPGMAPYIKSGGELDIVVTSDKEVKVAAVRDAFQEVFGLAVVIGEAGQSNIAPQPVGYAAGLKGAQERIDSLRRTGVIREKQTAVSVENFIAELLPDKWFDIGCLIVEDPLHGIHLETFTQATPVPLEFVEQAQSLTPQDYNLSWSGLLVTVGEVLEKSLLNVSRTDWHMAFTGMSRRQMIYSAAKAVAGMYKQRLPPRTM, from the exons ATGCAGTCCTTACCACCACATGCGTACTCTACCCCTCAGCCATCCCTTCCTCCTGTGAGGCCTTCAACACCATCACCTTTTGTGTCTCCTTCACCAGTTCCTTCTGTTCTACCCCTTGTTACTTCTGTACCACCTCCTGCTTTGCCATCAACTGCTGCCTTCAGTAATCCTCCTTTATCCCACTTCCCACCTTCAACTTCTGCCCCAAGCACTCTTTTTTCAGCTCCTTCTTCAGGTCCACCCACATCAGGGTTTTCTGTTGGTTCAACTTATGACATTACAAGGGGTCATGCAGGAAGAGCTCCCCAGACACCTCTGATGCCATCATTTTCTGCACCTGCAGTAACAG GTATTTTGCCAACTCCTGTTACTCAGCAAGCCAGTTTAACATCTCTGGCACAAGGACCTGGAACCACATCAGCCATTACTTTCCCAGAGGAACAAGAAGATCCTAGGATTGGTAGTGGTCAGGATGAAGCATCTGCTGGTGGAATATGGGGTTTTATTAAG GGTGTGGCTGGAAATCCTATGGTGAAGTCTGTGCTTGATAAAACAAAACATTCAGTAGAAAGCATGATTACAACGCTGGACCCTGGCATGGCTCCATATATCA AATCTGGAGGTGAACTGGATATTGTAGTGACCTCAGATAAAGAGGTAAAGGTTGCTGCTGTCAGAGATGCCTTCCAGGAGGTCTTTGGCTTAGCTGTGGTTATAGGGGAAGCTGGACAGTCCAATATTGCCCCACAACCAGTGGGTTATGCAGCTGGATTAAAA GGAGCCCAGGAACGGATAGATAGCTTGCGTCGAACTGGAGTGATCCGTGAAAAACAGACCGCTGTGTCAGTAGAAAACTTCATTGCAGAATTGCTACCTGACAA ATGGTTTGACATTGGTTGTTTGATAGTTGAAGATCCTCTCCATGGCATTCATCTAGAAACATTTACACAAGCTACACCAGTGCCTTTGGAATTTGTAGAACAG GCTCAAAGTCTAACTCCCCAGGACTACAATCTAAGTTGGTCAGGCCTTTTGGTAACAGTGGGCGAAGTCCTTGAAAAGAGTTTACTAAATGTCAGTCGGACTGATTGGCACATGGCCTTTACTGGCATGTCTCGTCGACAGATGATCTACAGTGCAGCCAAAGCAGTAGCCGGCATGTATAAGCAGCGTCTACCACCTAGGaccatgtga